Proteins encoded within one genomic window of Sphingomonas sp. KRR8:
- a CDS encoding polysaccharide biosynthesis tyrosine autokinase, translated as MNRDLTLSAAEGRALSDRLVAPNATLGVANRPHHAPQLDARTILRIIREWRWLIIGAAALGLALGVVATLLTTPLYRAWVTLEVNPPTVDVSDEQQRNRFGNDDSTFDFVQTQVGLLGSRSLAERVAQELNLVNTPSVVGQGDATARLNRAAGIVAGGLDVIPPKEGRLIRFSFTSPNPQLAAQIANGVADGFINSNLQRKYESSNYARRFLERQIGKTRGDLERSERQLVSYAQSEGIINLQGAAADGKGGGQSDAGSLQGESLQALNTALAAATARRVAAEGAYRAAQASGPTNEVNESTSALRQTKAGLEAEYQEKRTLLKPDHPDMVSLRSRIDELDKQIARETAQVSGGRSNSLAQEYRGAAAAEASLQGRVNALKGSVLDLRGRSVQYNILQREVDTNRALYDALLQRYKEIGVAGGVGAAPISIVDRALPPGAPFKPSLPLNLLVGLGLGLLAGVGSALGFEFLSDTIKTREDVRNKLQIACLGAIPKRLAKSGTLVDDIRDPSSAVAEAYSAVAAGLRFTTEDGVPRSVLITSTQESEGKSSTALAVAQSFARQGRNVLLIDADLRKPSFKTGGNEQGLVGLLTNHEDVEGKVVTTQFENLWLLPCGPLPPNPADLLSTRRFANILDDACHRFDLVVVDGPPVLGLADAPLLAAAVAGTLFVVESGRTRTRAAVESLNRVEASGARVLGAVLTKSVERDGGYGYYSYRYGQIDDDRPDKVVLITHQAADADAV; from the coding sequence GTGAATCGCGATCTCACCCTCAGCGCGGCCGAAGGTCGGGCCCTGTCCGACAGGCTGGTTGCACCGAATGCGACATTGGGCGTGGCAAACCGGCCGCATCATGCACCGCAGCTGGATGCGCGAACCATTCTTCGCATCATCCGTGAGTGGCGGTGGCTTATCATCGGTGCCGCCGCGCTGGGCCTTGCGCTTGGGGTGGTCGCGACCCTGCTGACCACGCCGCTCTACAGGGCCTGGGTCACTCTGGAGGTCAATCCACCCACGGTGGACGTGTCCGACGAGCAGCAGCGCAATCGGTTCGGCAACGACGACAGCACGTTCGACTTCGTTCAGACGCAGGTAGGACTGCTCGGCAGTCGCAGCCTTGCGGAGCGCGTCGCCCAGGAGCTGAACCTGGTGAACACGCCATCGGTCGTCGGCCAGGGTGACGCCACGGCGCGGCTCAACAGGGCTGCCGGCATCGTTGCCGGCGGGCTCGACGTCATCCCGCCCAAGGAGGGGCGGCTGATCCGTTTCAGCTTCACCAGCCCGAACCCGCAGTTGGCCGCGCAGATCGCGAACGGGGTCGCGGACGGCTTCATCAACTCCAACCTGCAGCGCAAGTACGAGTCGTCCAACTACGCACGCCGTTTCCTTGAGCGGCAGATCGGCAAGACGCGCGGCGATCTCGAGCGGTCGGAACGTCAGCTGGTGTCCTATGCCCAGAGCGAGGGCATCATCAACCTCCAGGGCGCAGCAGCCGACGGCAAAGGCGGCGGGCAGAGTGATGCGGGCTCGCTCCAGGGCGAATCGCTGCAGGCACTCAACACCGCTCTGGCGGCGGCAACGGCGCGCCGTGTCGCGGCGGAAGGCGCCTATCGTGCCGCGCAAGCATCCGGTCCGACCAACGAGGTCAACGAAAGCACCTCGGCACTGCGGCAGACCAAGGCAGGTCTCGAGGCCGAATATCAGGAAAAGCGTACGCTCCTGAAGCCAGACCATCCCGACATGGTCAGCCTGCGGTCGCGGATCGATGAGCTCGACAAGCAGATCGCCCGGGAGACCGCGCAAGTCAGCGGTGGGCGGAGCAACAGCCTGGCGCAGGAATATCGGGGCGCGGCGGCCGCCGAGGCCTCGCTGCAAGGCAGGGTCAACGCGCTCAAGGGCTCGGTGCTCGACCTGCGTGGCCGCAGCGTTCAGTACAATATCCTGCAACGGGAGGTGGATACCAACCGTGCGCTCTATGACGCCCTGTTGCAGCGCTACAAGGAGATCGGCGTGGCCGGCGGCGTCGGCGCGGCGCCCATCTCCATCGTCGATCGCGCACTTCCGCCCGGCGCCCCGTTCAAGCCCAGCCTGCCGCTGAACCTGCTGGTCGGGCTGGGATTGGGGCTGCTGGCGGGTGTCGGATCGGCGCTTGGCTTCGAGTTCCTGAGCGACACGATCAAGACCCGCGAGGACGTCCGCAACAAGCTTCAGATCGCCTGCCTTGGCGCCATTCCGAAGCGGCTCGCGAAGAGTGGAACGCTCGTGGACGACATTCGCGATCCCTCGTCCGCCGTCGCCGAGGCCTATTCGGCGGTCGCGGCCGGACTTCGCTTCACGACCGAAGACGGGGTGCCCCGAAGCGTTCTGATTACCTCCACTCAGGAAAGCGAAGGCAAGTCGTCGACCGCGCTCGCGGTCGCGCAGAGTTTTGCCCGCCAAGGGCGCAATGTGCTGTTGATCGACGCTGACCTGCGCAAGCCATCCTTCAAGACCGGAGGCAATGAACAGGGACTGGTCGGCCTGCTGACCAATCACGAGGACGTCGAGGGCAAGGTCGTCACGACGCAGTTCGAAAATCTTTGGCTGCTTCCCTGCGGGCCGTTGCCTCCGAACCCGGCGGACCTGCTGTCGACGCGGCGGTTCGCCAACATCCTCGACGACGCCTGTCACCGCTTCGATCTCGTGGTGGTGGACGGCCCACCGGTGCTCGGGCTTGCCGACGCTCCGTTGCTCGCGGCAGCGGTCGCCGGAACGCTGTTCGTTGTTGAGAGCGGACGTACCCGTACGCGGGCGGCGGTTGAGTCGCTCAACCGGGTTGAAGCATCTGGCGCGCGTGTCTTGGGTGCCGTGCTGACCAAGTCAGTCGAGCGGGATGGCGGGTACGGCTATTACTCCTATCGTTACGGGCAGATCGACGATGATCGACCCGACAAGGTCGTGCTGATCACCCACCAGGCGGCCGACGCGGACGCGGTTTGA
- a CDS encoding polysaccharide biosynthesis/export family protein — MTLGLTLGLVAALSACADSRGGPIPYNVSLAAPDAPKIVPLEQDYRIAPLDVLAVKVFKQPDLSGDYQVDLTGNISMPLIGNVQVAELTTDELDRRLKQQYGARYLENPDISVGVKSSTRRSVTVDGGVKNSGSFPVVGPVTLIQAIAQAGGTTEDANPRRVAIFRSIGGKRQAAAFDLTDIRRGLAQDPTIYPGDIVVVDGSRLKAAQKAILTNIPLLSIFRPF, encoded by the coding sequence GTGACCCTGGGTCTGACCCTTGGTCTTGTCGCGGCCCTGTCGGCATGTGCCGACAGCAGGGGAGGACCGATCCCCTATAATGTCAGTCTCGCGGCACCCGATGCACCGAAAATCGTGCCGCTCGAGCAGGATTACCGGATTGCTCCGCTCGACGTCCTTGCGGTCAAGGTCTTCAAGCAGCCTGACCTGTCGGGCGACTATCAGGTCGATCTTACGGGCAACATTTCCATGCCGCTGATCGGCAACGTTCAGGTGGCCGAGCTCACCACCGATGAGCTGGATCGCCGCCTGAAGCAGCAATATGGCGCTCGATATCTGGAGAACCCGGACATCAGCGTGGGCGTCAAATCCTCGACCCGCCGCTCGGTGACCGTCGACGGTGGCGTCAAGAACAGCGGCTCCTTCCCGGTGGTCGGCCCGGTGACGCTGATCCAGGCCATCGCCCAGGCTGGTGGAACCACCGAGGACGCCAACCCCCGACGGGTAGCCATTTTCCGTTCCATCGGCGGGAAGCGGCAGGCGGCTGCCTTCGATCTGACTGACATCCGGCGCGGTCTTGCCCAGGACCCGACCATTTATCCCGGTGATATCGTGGTCGTCGACGGCTCGCGCCTGAAGGCCGCCCAGAAAGCCATTCTGACGAACATCCCATTGCTCTCGATCTTCCGGCCCTTCTGA
- a CDS encoding SDR family oxidoreductase, with translation MTIVDWLADDLKQSVLASRRRWLVTGAAGFIGSNLVEALLALGQDVVGLDNYATGHSHNLDELLGGVGAEAASRFVMLEADIRDRDACAHAVQGVDVILHQAALGSVPRSIADPLTSHDVNVTGFANMIEAARQAGVPRFLYAASSSTYGDEPNLPKREERTGNALSPYAATKLANEIYAGVYMRSYGYKATGLRYFNIFGPRQDPDGAYAAVIPKWVAAMLAGEEIVINGDGETSRDFCFVANAVQANLRGALAGDDAQGEVYNVAVGERTSLNDLHRLIAAGLGELGFRYDRPARHGPFRHGDVRHSLADVSKAERLLGYRATHGLEAGLKAALGWYVAR, from the coding sequence ATGACCATCGTGGACTGGCTTGCCGATGACCTGAAGCAGTCGGTCCTGGCCAGTCGCCGGCGTTGGCTGGTGACCGGAGCTGCGGGCTTCATCGGCTCCAATCTCGTCGAAGCCCTGCTTGCCTTGGGCCAGGACGTCGTCGGGCTCGACAATTACGCGACGGGGCATAGCCACAATCTCGACGAACTGCTTGGCGGGGTAGGCGCCGAGGCGGCGAGCCGCTTTGTCATGCTCGAGGCGGACATTCGCGATCGCGACGCCTGCGCCCACGCGGTCCAAGGGGTGGATGTCATCTTGCACCAGGCCGCCCTCGGGTCGGTACCGCGCTCGATTGCCGATCCGCTGACCAGCCATGACGTCAATGTCACCGGCTTCGCGAACATGATCGAAGCTGCCCGGCAGGCCGGCGTGCCCCGCTTCCTCTACGCGGCATCGAGCTCGACCTATGGGGACGAGCCGAACCTTCCCAAGCGAGAGGAGCGGACCGGCAATGCCCTCTCGCCCTACGCGGCAACGAAGCTCGCCAACGAAATATACGCCGGCGTCTATATGCGTAGCTACGGCTACAAGGCGACGGGTTTGCGCTATTTCAACATCTTCGGCCCGCGCCAGGACCCCGATGGGGCCTACGCCGCCGTCATTCCCAAGTGGGTTGCGGCGATGCTTGCCGGCGAGGAGATCGTGATCAACGGCGATGGCGAAACCAGCCGCGACTTCTGTTTCGTCGCCAATGCTGTCCAGGCCAACCTGCGCGGTGCCTTGGCCGGGGATGATGCGCAAGGCGAGGTGTACAACGTCGCGGTCGGAGAGCGGACGTCTCTGAACGACCTTCATCGGCTGATCGCGGCCGGACTGGGCGAGCTGGGTTTCCGCTATGACCGCCCGGCGCGCCATGGTCCCTTCCGGCACGGCGACGTGCGTCACTCGCTCGCCGACGTGAGCAAGGCTGAACGGCTGCTCGGCTACCGCGCCACTCACGGGCTCGAAGCCGGGCTCAAGGCAGCCCTTGGGTGGTATGTCGCGCGATAG
- a CDS encoding metallophosphoesterase codes for MWGRWRKAEARQWRGASGYRAYAVGDIHGRLDLFDGLLAQIAADHIARGEGARPLLVLLGDLIDRGPDSRGVLERVLARPHPGFQTLTLCGNHEEALLRLLDEAEPGLLDRWLHFGGDACVRSYGEDPVRLSSMAEHDAIVRLRQLIPQSHQDYLRSLADTFRFGDYLFVHAGIRPGIPLERQQPADLRWIREPFLSDPRDHGMMVVHGHTITDEPDERINRIGIDTGGYRQGVLTALMVDGTQRHWLQQRSGQ; via the coding sequence GTGTGGGGTCGCTGGCGAAAGGCTGAAGCGCGTCAATGGCGCGGCGCAAGCGGCTACCGCGCCTATGCGGTGGGTGACATCCACGGGCGTCTCGATCTGTTCGACGGCTTGCTGGCGCAGATCGCGGCCGATCACATTGCCCGGGGCGAGGGGGCTCGGCCGCTACTTGTCCTGCTCGGCGACCTGATCGACCGCGGACCAGACAGTCGCGGCGTGCTGGAGCGGGTTCTTGCCCGCCCGCATCCTGGCTTCCAGACGCTGACGCTCTGCGGCAATCACGAAGAAGCCTTGCTTCGCTTGCTGGATGAAGCGGAACCCGGGTTGCTCGATCGCTGGCTCCACTTCGGTGGCGATGCCTGTGTGCGCAGTTATGGCGAGGACCCGGTCCGCCTCTCGTCAATGGCGGAACACGATGCGATCGTGCGCCTTCGCCAGCTGATCCCGCAGTCTCACCAGGACTATCTGCGGTCGCTCGCCGACACTTTCCGTTTCGGTGACTATCTGTTCGTCCATGCCGGAATCCGGCCCGGCATCCCGCTCGAGCGTCAGCAGCCTGCCGACTTGCGCTGGATTCGTGAGCCATTTCTCAGCGATCCCCGCGACCATGGCATGATGGTGGTCCATGGCCACACGATCACTGACGAGCCCGATGAGCGTATCAACCGGATCGGGATCGACACCGGCGGTTATCGCCAGGGCGTGTTGACGGCGCTGATGGTGGACGGCACCCAACGTCATTGGCTGCAGCAGCGGAGCGGACAATGA